A window of Streptomyces armeniacus contains these coding sequences:
- a CDS encoding ATP-binding SpoIIE family protein phosphatase, with product MGVTRSIDAISVHDLLGQVPALAAVVYGADHRIAYVNDAYAQVFGPRTPGAPARTALPELDELGLLPLMDQVLRSGRPRTVKSRRVQGRSRTGYYTFTCTPITTTEAAGVLIFAADVTDQVESAERLRSSERRQREAAVTLQRSLLPQELEQPDDLRVAATYQPGGTDAAVGGDWYDVITLGAGRTALVIGDVMGRGVRAAAVMGQLRTAVRAYARLDLPPHEVLQLLDGLASEIDASQIATCVYAVHDPSEGRLNYASAGHLPILVRDADGTVHATAEPTGPPLGTGGWMHTSGSVPLEQGATAVLYTDGLVERRDADIDDSIAALERAFAGATGSPQVICDRLLRAMRITAEHDDDVAVLVLQHPARTGHEAELFRGASLDLLGGTEAAPRARAFASGVLASWRFPTELHDLGVLAASELVANSLQHGTPPMRLRLRRTDRRLTIEVTDGDDHLPRRRRAEPVDEAGRGISIVATIASTWGSRRTPGGGKAVWCEFALPDGP from the coding sequence GTGGGCGTCACCCGCAGCATCGACGCGATCTCCGTCCACGACCTCCTCGGCCAGGTGCCCGCCCTCGCCGCCGTCGTCTACGGCGCCGACCACCGCATCGCGTACGTCAACGACGCCTACGCCCAGGTCTTCGGTCCCCGCACCCCCGGCGCCCCGGCCCGCACCGCGCTCCCCGAACTGGACGAGCTCGGCCTGCTGCCCCTCATGGACCAGGTGCTGCGCAGCGGCCGCCCCCGCACCGTCAAGTCCCGCCGCGTGCAGGGCCGCTCGCGCACCGGGTACTACACCTTCACCTGCACGCCCATCACCACCACCGAGGCCGCCGGCGTCCTGATCTTCGCCGCCGACGTCACCGACCAGGTCGAGTCCGCCGAGCGGCTCCGCTCCAGCGAACGCCGCCAGCGCGAGGCCGCCGTCACGCTGCAACGCAGCCTGCTCCCGCAGGAGTTGGAGCAGCCCGACGATCTCCGCGTCGCCGCCACATACCAGCCGGGCGGTACGGACGCGGCCGTCGGCGGCGACTGGTACGACGTCATCACCCTCGGCGCCGGCCGTACGGCACTCGTCATCGGTGACGTCATGGGCCGCGGCGTGCGCGCCGCCGCCGTCATGGGCCAGCTGCGTACGGCCGTGCGCGCGTACGCCCGGCTCGACCTCCCGCCGCACGAGGTGCTGCAGCTGCTCGACGGGCTCGCCTCCGAGATCGACGCGAGCCAGATCGCCACCTGCGTCTACGCCGTGCACGACCCGAGCGAGGGCCGGCTCAACTACGCGTCGGCCGGACACCTTCCGATTCTTGTCCGGGACGCCGACGGCACGGTCCACGCGACCGCCGAGCCGACCGGTCCGCCCCTGGGCACCGGCGGCTGGATGCACACCTCCGGTTCCGTTCCGCTCGAGCAGGGCGCCACCGCCGTCCTCTACACCGACGGACTCGTCGAGCGCCGCGACGCCGACATCGACGACAGCATCGCCGCACTCGAACGCGCCTTCGCGGGCGCGACCGGCAGCCCGCAGGTCATCTGCGACCGGCTGCTGCGGGCGATGCGCATCACCGCCGAACACGACGACGACGTCGCCGTCCTCGTCCTCCAGCACCCTGCCCGTACGGGACACGAGGCGGAGCTGTTCCGCGGCGCCTCGCTGGACCTGCTCGGCGGCACCGAGGCCGCACCGCGCGCACGGGCCTTCGCCTCCGGCGTGCTCGCCTCCTGGCGGTTCCCCACGGAGCTGCACGACCTCGGCGTCCTCGCGGCCAGCGAGCTCGTCGCCAACTCCCTGCAGCACGGCACCCCGCCCATGCGCCTGCGGCTGCGCCGTACGGACCGGCGGCTCACCATCGAGGTCACCGACGGCGACGACCATCTGCCGCGCCGCCGCCGCGCGGAGCCGGTGGACGAGGCGGGGCGGGGCATCTCGATCGTCGCCACGATCGCCTCGACCTGGGGCTCACGGCGTACGCCCGGCGGGGGCAAGGCAGTGTGGTGCGAGTTCGCGCTGCCGGACGGGCCTTGA
- a CDS encoding tetratricopeptide repeat protein, producing MPIPEDVTGEDIEKDVRQELMSLPKGLADDVAKNLVMVGRLIDEDPEQAYAYAKVALRLASRVPAVRETAGFAAYGVGKYAEALAEFRAARRMTGGVQLWPVMADCERGIGRPERALAMAGEPEVQKLDKAGQVEMRLVAAGARRDMGQAEAAVVTLQSSELASNSVQPWSARLRYAYADVLLEVGRESEAREWFAKALEADQSGVTDASDRLAELDGVEFLDALDEDEDEDKVEAEDVGQDAADEDAPDADADTDAEDPERD from the coding sequence CTGCCCATCCCCGAGGACGTCACGGGGGAGGACATCGAGAAGGACGTACGGCAGGAGCTGATGAGCCTGCCCAAGGGCCTGGCCGACGACGTCGCGAAGAACCTGGTGATGGTCGGCCGTCTCATCGACGAGGACCCGGAGCAGGCGTACGCGTACGCCAAGGTCGCCCTGCGGCTGGCCTCCCGCGTGCCCGCGGTGCGGGAGACGGCGGGGTTCGCGGCGTACGGCGTCGGCAAGTACGCCGAGGCGCTGGCCGAGTTCCGGGCCGCCCGCCGGATGACCGGCGGCGTGCAGCTGTGGCCCGTGATGGCCGACTGCGAGCGCGGCATCGGCCGTCCCGAGCGCGCGCTGGCGATGGCCGGTGAGCCGGAGGTGCAGAAGCTCGACAAGGCGGGCCAGGTCGAGATGCGGCTCGTGGCCGCCGGCGCCCGCCGCGACATGGGCCAGGCCGAGGCCGCCGTCGTCACGCTGCAGAGCTCCGAGCTGGCGTCCAACTCCGTACAGCCGTGGTCGGCGCGGCTGCGGTACGCGTACGCGGACGTGCTGCTGGAGGTCGGGCGCGAGAGCGAGGCCCGCGAGTGGTTCGCGAAGGCGCTCGAGGCAGACCAGAGCGGTGTCACGGACGCGTCGGACCGGCTGGCCGAGCTGGACGGCGTGGAGTTCCTCGACGCCCTGGACGAAGACGAAGACGAAGACAAAGTTGAGGCCGAGGACGTAGGCCAGGACGCAGCGGACGAGGACGCGCCCGACGCGGACGCTGACACGGACGCGGAGGACCCCGAGCGGGACTGA
- the leuA gene encoding 2-isopropylmalate synthase — protein sequence MTSSDSSRSARPAPPAAGEDGAAARRVKPATPLTAATVRQRPSGMPVHRYGPYEAVDIPDRTWPEKRITQAPRWLSTDLRDGNQALIDPMSPARKRAMFDLLVSMGYKEIEVGFPSSGQTDFDFVRSIIEEGAIPEDVTISVLTQAREELIERTVESVRGAHRATVHLYNATAPVFRRVVFRGSRDEVRQIAVDGTRLVMEYAEKLLGDETVFGYQYSPEIFTDTELDFALEVCEGVMDVWQPEEGREIILNLPATVERSTPSTHADRFEWMSRNLSRREHVCLSVHPHNDRGTAVAAAELALMAGADRIEGCLFGQGERTGNVDLVTLGMNLFSQGVDPQIDFSRIDEIKRTAEYCNQMEVHARHPYVGDLVYTAFSGSHQDAIKKGFEAMEAGAAEQGTTVDAIEWAVPYLPIDPKDVGRSYEAVIRVNSQSGKGGIAYVLKNDHSLALPRRMQVEFSKIIQGMTDADGGEVTPEAIWAAFQDEYLPVPDGSWGRIALRSAQTSTTSEGQDALTVEAVVDGRDTVLTGTGNGPLAAFVDALRSAVHADVRVLDYVEHTMSEGAGAEAAAYIECAIGDKVLWGVGIDGNIVRASIKAVISAVNRAERD from the coding sequence ATGACGTCATCTGATTCCTCCCGTTCCGCCCGCCCCGCGCCGCCTGCCGCAGGCGAGGACGGCGCGGCCGCGCGCCGCGTGAAGCCCGCGACGCCGCTCACCGCCGCGACCGTACGCCAGCGTCCGTCCGGTATGCCCGTTCACCGGTACGGCCCGTACGAAGCCGTCGACATCCCCGACCGCACCTGGCCCGAGAAGCGCATCACGCAGGCGCCGCGCTGGCTGTCCACCGATCTGCGGGACGGCAACCAGGCGCTGATCGACCCGATGTCCCCCGCCCGCAAGCGGGCCATGTTCGACCTGCTGGTTTCGATGGGCTACAAGGAGATCGAGGTCGGCTTCCCGTCGTCCGGGCAGACCGACTTCGACTTCGTGCGGTCGATCATCGAAGAGGGCGCCATCCCCGAGGACGTGACGATCTCCGTCCTCACCCAGGCCCGCGAGGAGTTGATCGAGCGCACCGTCGAGTCGGTGCGCGGCGCGCACCGGGCGACCGTGCACCTGTACAACGCGACCGCGCCCGTCTTCCGCCGTGTGGTCTTCCGCGGCTCCCGCGACGAGGTGCGGCAGATCGCGGTGGACGGCACGCGGCTGGTCATGGAGTACGCCGAGAAGCTGCTGGGGGACGAGACGGTCTTCGGCTACCAGTACAGCCCGGAGATCTTCACCGACACCGAGCTGGACTTCGCACTGGAGGTCTGCGAGGGCGTGATGGACGTCTGGCAGCCCGAGGAGGGCCGCGAGATCATCCTCAACCTGCCCGCCACCGTGGAGCGTTCGACGCCCTCCACGCACGCCGACCGCTTCGAGTGGATGTCCCGCAACCTGTCCCGGCGCGAGCACGTCTGCCTGTCGGTGCACCCGCACAACGACCGCGGCACCGCCGTCGCCGCCGCCGAGCTGGCGCTGATGGCCGGCGCGGACCGGATCGAGGGCTGCCTGTTCGGGCAGGGCGAACGGACCGGCAACGTCGACCTGGTGACCCTGGGCATGAACCTGTTCTCGCAGGGCGTCGATCCGCAGATCGACTTCTCGCGCATCGACGAGATCAAGCGCACCGCCGAGTACTGCAACCAGATGGAGGTGCACGCCCGGCACCCGTACGTCGGCGACCTCGTCTACACCGCCTTCTCCGGCTCCCACCAGGACGCCATCAAGAAGGGCTTCGAGGCGATGGAGGCCGGCGCGGCGGAGCAGGGCACCACGGTGGACGCGATCGAGTGGGCCGTGCCGTACCTGCCCATCGACCCGAAGGACGTGGGGCGTTCGTACGAGGCCGTGATCCGCGTCAACTCGCAGTCCGGCAAGGGCGGCATCGCGTACGTGCTCAAGAACGACCACAGCCTGGCCCTGCCGCGGCGCATGCAGGTCGAGTTCTCGAAGATCATCCAGGGGATGACCGACGCCGACGGCGGCGAGGTCACGCCGGAGGCGATCTGGGCGGCGTTCCAGGACGAGTACCTGCCCGTGCCGGACGGCAGCTGGGGCCGTATCGCCCTGCGCAGCGCGCAGACCTCGACCACCAGCGAGGGGCAGGACGCGCTCACCGTCGAGGCCGTGGTGGACGGCCGGGACACGGTGCTGACCGGCACCGGGAACGGGCCGCTGGCGGCATTCGTGGACGCGCTGCGCAGCGCCGTGCACGCGGACGTACGGGTGTTGGACTACGTCGAGCACACGATGAGCGAGGGCGCGGGCGCGGAGGCCGCGGCGTACATCGAGTGCGCGATCGGCGACAAGGTGCTGTGGGGCGTGGGCATCGACGGGAACATCGTGCGCGCCTCGATCAAGGCCGTCATCTCGGCGGTCAACAGGGCGGAACGCGACTGA
- a CDS encoding protealysin inhibitor emfourin: protein MRITVIRTGGFGGLTRRATLDTLGHPDAERLMALARDALAEGRTERPLGVPDGFHYEIECDGVTAYCADPRLTESQRTLITQVLKEGA from the coding sequence ATGCGTATCACCGTCATCCGGACCGGTGGCTTCGGCGGGCTGACCCGTCGCGCCACACTCGACACACTGGGTCACCCGGACGCCGAACGGCTGATGGCGCTGGCCCGGGACGCGCTGGCGGAGGGCCGTACGGAACGCCCGCTGGGCGTGCCGGACGGTTTCCACTACGAGATCGAGTGCGACGGCGTGACGGCATACTGCGCCGATCCCCGGCTCACCGAGAGCCAGCGCACGTTGATCACACAAGTGCTCAAGGAGGGCGCGTAA
- a CDS encoding IucA/IucC family protein has product MWARANRLLVRKALAEFAHERLLEPVRLPDGRYAVRGDDGSTEYRFAARRLSLDHWHIDPESITRHASAPHGEDTGASDGDGDGDGSDAELPLDALDLVIELRTALGLSEQVLPVYLEEISSTLSGTAFKLAAPPVDAAELARSGFQAVETGMTEGHPCFVANNGRLGFDIAEYHAYAPEAATPVRLIWLAADRAHATFTASAGLDHDTLLRAELDPATLDRFADRMTELGLDLADFHLMPVHPWQWWNKLSVTFAAEVAQRRLVCLGYGDDEHLAQQSIRTFFNTSEPSRNYVKTALSVLNMGFVRGLSAEYMKATPAINDWLHGLVARDEVLRATGLAVLRERAAVGYHPAAYEAASAKGSPYRKMLAALWRESPVPLLEPGERLATMASLLHVDRDGGSFAAALIRESGLDPAEWLRRYLDTYLTPLLHCFYAYELVFMPHGENVILVLDEHGAPRRAVFKDIAEEIAVMSPDTPLPPEAERIRAEVPEDMKVLSLFTDVFDCFFRFLSGILTTDGVLDEDTFWAAVADCVTGYQKSAPHLADRFERYDLFTDRFALSCLNRLQLRDNQQMVDLQDPAGGLQLVGTLENPIARFR; this is encoded by the coding sequence CTGTGGGCGCGCGCCAACCGGCTCCTCGTACGGAAGGCGCTCGCCGAGTTCGCGCACGAGCGGCTCCTCGAGCCCGTACGGCTGCCGGACGGCCGGTACGCCGTGCGCGGCGACGACGGCAGCACCGAGTACCGCTTCGCGGCCAGGCGCCTGTCGCTGGACCACTGGCACATCGACCCGGAAAGCATCACCCGGCACGCCAGCGCGCCGCACGGCGAGGACACCGGCGCCAGCGACGGCGACGGCGACGGCGACGGCTCGGACGCCGAACTGCCGCTGGACGCCCTCGACCTGGTCATCGAGCTCCGTACGGCGCTCGGTCTGAGCGAGCAGGTGCTCCCGGTCTATCTGGAGGAGATCAGCTCCACCCTGTCCGGCACCGCGTTCAAGCTCGCCGCTCCCCCGGTGGACGCGGCCGAGCTGGCCCGTTCCGGTTTCCAGGCGGTCGAGACGGGGATGACCGAGGGCCACCCGTGCTTCGTCGCGAACAACGGCCGCCTCGGCTTCGACATCGCCGAGTACCACGCGTACGCGCCCGAGGCCGCGACCCCCGTACGGCTGATCTGGCTGGCCGCGGACCGCGCGCACGCCACGTTCACGGCGTCCGCCGGGCTCGACCACGACACGCTGCTCCGCGCCGAGCTCGACCCCGCCACCCTCGACCGCTTCGCGGACCGCATGACCGAACTGGGCCTGGACCTGGCGGACTTCCACCTCATGCCGGTGCATCCGTGGCAGTGGTGGAACAAGCTGTCGGTGACGTTCGCCGCCGAGGTCGCGCAGCGCCGCCTCGTCTGCCTGGGATACGGGGACGACGAGCATCTCGCGCAGCAGTCGATCCGTACTTTCTTCAACACCAGCGAACCGTCCCGGAACTATGTCAAGACGGCGCTCTCCGTCCTCAACATGGGCTTCGTACGCGGCCTCTCCGCCGAGTACATGAAGGCCACCCCGGCGATCAACGACTGGCTGCACGGGCTCGTCGCCCGCGACGAGGTCCTCCGCGCCACCGGCCTCGCCGTCCTCCGCGAACGCGCCGCCGTCGGCTACCACCCGGCCGCGTACGAGGCCGCCTCCGCCAAGGGGTCGCCGTACCGGAAGATGCTGGCGGCGCTCTGGCGCGAGAGCCCCGTACCGCTGCTGGAGCCCGGCGAACGGCTGGCCACCATGGCGTCGCTGCTGCACGTCGACCGCGACGGCGGCTCGTTCGCCGCGGCCCTCATACGGGAGTCCGGTCTCGACCCGGCGGAGTGGCTGCGCCGCTACCTGGACACGTACCTCACGCCGCTGCTGCACTGCTTCTACGCGTACGAGCTGGTGTTCATGCCGCACGGCGAGAACGTGATCCTCGTACTGGACGAGCACGGCGCCCCGCGGCGGGCGGTCTTCAAGGACATCGCCGAGGAGATCGCCGTCATGAGCCCGGACACGCCGCTGCCGCCGGAGGCCGAGCGCATACGCGCGGAGGTGCCGGAGGACATGAAGGTGCTGTCGCTCTTCACGGACGTCTTCGACTGCTTCTTCCGCTTCCTCAGCGGCATCCTCACCACGGACGGCGTCCTCGACGAGGACACGTTCTGGGCGGCGGTCGCGGACTGCGTCACCGGTTACCAGAAGTCGGCGCCGCACCTGGCCGACCGCTTCGAGCGGTACGACCTGTTCACCGACCGCTTCGCGCTGTCCTGCCTCAACCGGCTGCAGCTGCGCGACAACCAGCAGATGGTCGACCTGCAGGACCCGGCGGGCGGGCTCCAGCTGGTGGGGACGCTGGAGAACCCGATCGCGCGCTTCCGCTGA
- a CDS encoding M4 family metallopeptidase has protein sequence MDTGQSQPGRPGHPVRCGIVPPHLLDHLARLDDPVFAEPARRTLERDAAQRTRRRITTVRGLAAPPGPRRPADEEPKPRRTIYDARGKEELPGRKVRAEGAKPVKDASVNRAYTGLGATFELFLAAFARDSIDGAGLPLDATVHYGEKYGNAFWDGERMVFGDGDGEVFRDFTLAMDVIGHELTHGVTQYTANLEYLGQSGALNESVSDVFGSLIKQYELGQTAEQADWLIGAELFTDKVEGVALRSMKAPGTAYDDDVLGKDPQPAHMDDYVNTSSDNGGVHINSGIPNHAFHQLATALGGHAWERAGRIWYDTLTGGKLKPDADFAAFAAATVGAARERYGSGEEETAVRESWAAVGVQVAQSAAAEGPGDSGEAQPVG, from the coding sequence ATGGACACAGGCCAGAGCCAGCCGGGCCGCCCGGGCCACCCGGTCCGCTGCGGGATCGTTCCGCCGCACCTCCTGGACCATCTCGCGCGCCTGGACGACCCGGTGTTCGCCGAGCCCGCCCGGCGCACCCTGGAACGGGACGCGGCGCAGCGCACGCGCCGCCGGATCACCACCGTGCGCGGGCTGGCGGCTCCGCCGGGCCCGCGCCGCCCCGCCGACGAGGAGCCGAAGCCGCGCCGCACCATCTACGACGCCCGCGGCAAGGAGGAACTGCCGGGCAGGAAGGTGCGCGCGGAGGGCGCCAAGCCGGTCAAGGACGCCAGCGTCAACCGCGCGTACACGGGACTCGGTGCCACGTTCGAGTTGTTCCTCGCCGCCTTCGCCCGCGACTCGATCGACGGCGCCGGGCTGCCCCTGGACGCGACCGTGCACTACGGCGAGAAGTACGGCAACGCGTTCTGGGACGGCGAGCGGATGGTCTTCGGCGACGGAGACGGCGAGGTCTTCCGCGACTTCACCCTCGCCATGGACGTCATCGGGCACGAACTCACGCACGGCGTCACGCAGTACACCGCCAACCTCGAGTACCTCGGCCAGTCCGGGGCGCTCAACGAGTCCGTCTCGGACGTCTTCGGCTCGCTCATCAAGCAGTACGAGCTGGGCCAGACCGCCGAGCAGGCGGACTGGCTGATCGGCGCGGAGCTGTTCACGGACAAGGTGGAGGGTGTGGCGCTGCGTTCGATGAAGGCGCCGGGCACCGCGTACGACGACGACGTCCTCGGCAAGGACCCGCAGCCCGCCCACATGGACGACTACGTGAACACCTCCTCCGACAACGGCGGCGTGCACATCAACTCCGGCATCCCCAACCACGCCTTCCACCAGCTCGCGACCGCTCTCGGCGGCCACGCCTGGGAACGGGCGGGCCGCATCTGGTACGACACGCTGACCGGCGGGAAACTCAAGCCGGACGCGGACTTCGCGGCGTTCGCCGCCGCCACCGTCGGCGCCGCGCGGGAGCGCTACGGCAGCGGCGAGGAGGAGACCGCCGTACGCGAGTCCTGGGCGGCGGTCGGCGTGCAGGTGGCCCAATCGGCGGCGGCCGAGGGACCCGGGGACTCCGGGGAGGCACAGCCCGTAGGGTGA